CCCTTTTTTTTCAGGCCGGGGAGGCCAAAGAGAGTCAGGAGGAAAAATATCGGGAGATTTACAAGGGGTACGGGCGGTATCCTTTGGCCTCCACGGCGAGGATTTTTCTGGTTGACCAATACCTCAAGCGGGGAAAAAACGACGAGGCGCTCGGCGAATTGACCTCTGCCTCCGAATCGGGGTTTTCACTCCTTGCCCCCCTTTTGCGTTTCAGCAGGGCGGAGCTTCTCTGGCAGATGGGAAAGGCCGAAGAGGCGTTGAAATATCTGGATGAAGCGGAAGGCCAATCGGGCGATATGGGGGGAGAGATTCAATTTCTCAAGGGGCGGATTTTGCAGAGCCAGGGCAAAAAAGAGGAGGCCAGGAACGTCTATTTGCAGATTCTCGATCTGACGGCGGATGATCCTTTTTTGCGCAAGGAAGTGGAAGGTCAGCTCGTTTTGTTGAATTTGTCTTCTTAAGGGATGCGATGAAACAAAATTTTTTTTGCGGGGCTTTGGCCCTCTTTATTCTCGCGCCTGTTGCCGCAACGGCAAAAAGTGGCAACGCCACTGGCGGCGGCAACGCCACTGGCGGTGG
This genomic stretch from Deltaproteobacteria bacterium harbors:
- a CDS encoding tetratricopeptide repeat protein; this encodes MPRYKSLPKTKAKKTDEFVSAVDHAVRFLGQYKKVVFLAIVAGLLGGLGYLMVGQKKEGNLSRLNALFFQAGEAKESQEEKYREIYKGYGRYPLASTARIFLVDQYLKRGKNDEALGELTSASESGFSLLAPLLRFSRAELLWQMGKAEEALKYLDEAEGQSGDMGGEIQFLKGRILQSQGKKEEARNVYLQILDLTADDPFLRKEVEGQLVLLNLSS